One stretch of Leadbetterella byssophila DSM 17132 DNA includes these proteins:
- a CDS encoding RagB/SusD family nutrient uptake outer membrane protein, with amino-acid sequence MKFKTILATALVVGGCTDLDVKIKSQYTSFPDSETAAEAVSADIYNAYRGAMGVAHWMVNTLSSDEAVSVAMGSDYYDGGIYRQYVVHDWNRDNGYLNTIWNSAMTGVTSCNKVLALLGNDESEVAAPVRAMRAYYFYILLEHFGAVPLITSMGDEQPDRAPRAEVVRFVESELLAVKDKLTTDVNASTYGKATKYMAEALLAKIYLNWAVYTASDVASYTPSAPNEKLNEVVKMCDAIIASGKFNLSDRYLLKFRPDNGPHIKDFIFVMPFDRERQQGMTYARYWIHRSAQKQFGDLPQSVGGTHRVLPEFLAKFNLPGDQRNDQFIGGKQYYWENYAPTSRPFLINTSKRGIDQDYNGPDADDKFDWQVEFSKEITLRPDGGPTLNVGNDQKGRSMGYRSIKFYMDVNVTAAQNRSQSNDVPIFRLADIYLMKAEAILRGATATNGDSPASLINKIRAYVGAPAITGTPTLEDLLDERAREFADESWRRNDLIRFGKFEDNWGFKSLYPAGFTEKFRRIFPVPRDVMNVNTNWSQNPGY; translated from the coding sequence ATGAAATTTAAAACAATACTAGCTACAGCATTAGTGGTGGGAGGATGTACTGATCTAGATGTGAAGATTAAATCCCAGTACACTAGTTTCCCTGATTCGGAGACTGCTGCAGAAGCTGTATCTGCAGATATATATAATGCCTATAGAGGAGCCATGGGGGTGGCCCACTGGATGGTGAATACCTTGTCTTCTGATGAAGCAGTCAGTGTGGCAATGGGTTCTGATTACTATGACGGAGGTATTTACCGCCAATATGTAGTGCACGACTGGAACAGGGATAACGGGTATCTGAATACCATTTGGAACTCAGCCATGACGGGTGTTACCTCATGTAATAAGGTACTGGCCTTATTAGGTAATGACGAGAGTGAAGTAGCAGCTCCGGTAAGAGCTATGCGTGCCTATTACTTCTATATCTTATTAGAACACTTTGGTGCAGTGCCTTTGATTACCTCCATGGGCGATGAACAGCCTGACCGCGCTCCAAGAGCAGAAGTCGTGAGGTTTGTTGAATCAGAACTCTTAGCAGTAAAAGACAAATTAACCACAGATGTTAACGCGAGTACCTATGGTAAGGCCACGAAGTACATGGCTGAAGCGCTTTTAGCTAAGATTTATCTCAATTGGGCAGTATATACCGCTAGTGATGTAGCCTCTTATACTCCAAGTGCACCTAATGAAAAGTTGAACGAGGTGGTGAAGATGTGTGATGCCATCATAGCTTCAGGTAAATTTAATTTGAGTGATAGATACCTATTGAAGTTCAGACCGGATAATGGACCGCACATAAAGGATTTCATCTTTGTGATGCCATTTGATAGAGAAAGGCAACAAGGTATGACTTATGCCAGGTATTGGATTCATAGAAGTGCACAGAAACAGTTTGGGGATCTTCCTCAGAGTGTGGGTGGAACTCACCGTGTACTTCCGGAATTCCTGGCTAAGTTTAATTTACCTGGGGACCAAAGAAATGATCAGTTTATAGGCGGAAAACAATACTACTGGGAAAATTATGCGCCTACTAGTCGACCTTTCTTAATCAATACATCCAAAAGAGGTATAGATCAGGATTACAACGGTCCGGATGCTGATGATAAATTCGATTGGCAGGTGGAATTCTCTAAGGAAATAACACTTAGACCTGATGGGGGTCCTACCTTAAACGTAGGTAATGACCAAAAGGGAAGATCTATGGGATACAGATCCATCAAGTTCTATATGGATGTGAACGTAACGGCGGCTCAGAACCGTAGCCAAAGCAATGATGTACCCATCTTCCGTTTAGCTGATATTTACCTGATGAAGGCAGAAGCCATTCTGAGAGGAGCTACAGCTACAAATGGAGATTCACCTGCCTCATTAATCAATAAGATCAGAGCTTATGTAGGTGCGCCTGCCATCACAGGAACTCCTACTCTTGAAGATCTTTTAGATGAAAGAGCTAGAGAATTTGCAGATGAATCATGGAGAAGAAATGACCTGATCCGTTTTGGGAAGTTTGAAGACAACTGGGGCTTTAAATCGCTCTATCCTGCAGGATTCACTGAGAAGTTCAGAAGGATATTTCCAGTGCCAAGAGATGTGATGAATGTTAACACCAATTGGTCGCAAAACCCTGGATATTAA
- a CDS encoding SusC/RagA family TonB-linked outer membrane protein gives MNVCKLFQRALSLVLLLFVYAGVMAQSDVKGTVTDVAGEALPGVTVSVKGGTVGTMTDVDGNFTIRAQRGETLVFSYVGYVTKEALVSGTAVNVQLEEDRKTLDEVIVVGYGSMAKKDITSSITSIKQEDFNQGVYTDPAQLLQGKVPGLTISNNNSDPNASPSVTLRGSSTLRSGAAMEPYYVIDGVPGASLSLVSPDDIVSIDVLRDASATAIYGSKAANGVIIVTTKRGKSGQASVTYSGYVSVDKIRKRLEMMNAQQYKDFVLNNGFSLDPYDDTGADTDWQKEVSRTGFSQNHNISINGGNEKTRYSTSVNYLRNLGVIKGSGRERYVARAFVETQAMQDKLTVSFNVNASTSTRNNVPAQGQGLSVYDAMYYYLPMSSVKRPDGSWFEYPQRSQYANPVSLLEESTILSKDKVIQAHARGSYQIFKDLRYNLDLSYQNSQFNYANYYTSKSMVAAGMNGKSTRSAVEGQRKVMEMNLAYDKILNNRHKVGLLGGYSWEENNDNDGFQLTTYNYYSDDLSYHNPGMANNIDLNGFGGYNLSTLRMISFYGRANYSLDGKYLFQATVRRDGSSAFGANNRWATFPSVSFAWRISDEEFAKGTFDDLKFRIGYGVSGNSLGFDVFTATQVYGATGWFTNSEGNLVRTLGAVRNSNPDLRWEKTDMLNIGLDFAILKNRLSGTIEVYNKNTSDLIYDYPVSTTKYLYSYLTTNVGEINNKGIEFTLSAVPVKKKSFSWNTGLTLSHNKNVVKKISNQEFSVNYLNLSNLDGAGQSGMTQQRVMEGYPIGTFYTWEWAGYNDQGVSVYYVHDPATGERTGELTTTPQDKDRAYTGSAQPKLVLGWNNNFNYKRFGLTATFQGLFGNKIMNGTRARHSNVVGNAGNKNLLADVLKTEKVTDYNAHFLSDRYLEKGDYLRLAQLSGSYSIGKIGSGIKNARVFMTVNNAFVLTKYKGLDPEVFLGGITPGIDNRQTYPRTRTVMFGLNLNL, from the coding sequence ATGAACGTATGTAAGCTATTTCAGCGGGCGTTGTCGCTCGTTTTGCTTTTGTTCGTCTACGCCGGAGTAATGGCTCAGTCGGACGTAAAAGGTACAGTAACTGACGTTGCCGGAGAGGCTCTCCCCGGAGTAACCGTTTCTGTTAAAGGAGGAACGGTAGGTACAATGACGGATGTAGACGGGAATTTCACTATTCGTGCGCAAAGAGGTGAGACCCTGGTTTTTAGTTATGTGGGTTATGTGACCAAAGAGGCGTTAGTCAGCGGTACGGCTGTCAATGTCCAATTGGAAGAAGACCGCAAAACCCTAGATGAAGTAATTGTAGTAGGTTATGGTAGCATGGCCAAAAAGGACATCACCAGTTCCATTACTTCCATTAAACAAGAGGATTTTAACCAAGGGGTTTATACGGATCCTGCACAATTACTGCAAGGAAAAGTTCCCGGTTTAACTATCTCTAACAATAACAGTGATCCGAATGCCAGTCCATCTGTAACGCTCAGAGGGTCCTCGACCCTGCGTTCCGGTGCAGCTATGGAACCTTACTATGTTATTGATGGAGTTCCCGGAGCATCCTTAAGCCTGGTTTCACCTGATGATATCGTAAGTATAGATGTATTGAGAGATGCTTCTGCTACCGCAATTTACGGTTCGAAGGCTGCTAACGGTGTGATCATTGTTACTACCAAAAGAGGTAAAAGCGGACAAGCATCAGTCACCTACAGCGGCTACGTGAGCGTTGACAAAATCAGGAAGCGTCTTGAGATGATGAATGCACAGCAGTACAAGGATTTCGTATTGAACAATGGCTTCTCTTTGGATCCTTATGATGATACCGGTGCAGATACTGATTGGCAAAAAGAGGTTTCTCGTACAGGATTCTCGCAAAACCATAATATTTCCATCAATGGAGGAAATGAAAAGACTCGTTATAGCACCAGTGTTAATTATCTAAGAAACCTAGGTGTAATCAAAGGTTCAGGTAGAGAAAGATACGTAGCAAGAGCATTTGTAGAAACTCAAGCTATGCAAGATAAACTGACCGTGTCCTTCAATGTGAATGCAAGTACTTCTACCAGAAATAACGTACCTGCTCAAGGACAAGGTCTAAGCGTATATGATGCTATGTATTACTACTTGCCTATGTCCTCTGTAAAGCGACCAGACGGTAGCTGGTTTGAATATCCTCAAAGATCTCAATATGCAAACCCGGTTTCTTTACTTGAAGAGAGCACTATACTTTCCAAAGATAAGGTGATTCAGGCGCATGCGAGAGGTTCGTATCAGATCTTTAAGGATTTGAGATATAATTTGGATTTGTCATACCAAAACTCTCAGTTTAACTATGCCAACTATTATACCTCTAAATCAATGGTGGCTGCGGGAATGAATGGTAAGTCCACCCGTTCAGCAGTAGAAGGGCAGCGTAAGGTAATGGAGATGAACTTGGCTTATGATAAGATTCTTAATAACCGTCATAAAGTAGGCTTACTAGGTGGATATTCTTGGGAAGAGAACAATGATAACGATGGGTTCCAGTTGACTACTTACAACTACTACAGTGATGACCTAAGCTATCACAATCCAGGTATGGCAAACAACATTGACCTGAATGGATTTGGTGGGTACAACCTTTCTACCCTAAGAATGATCTCCTTCTATGGAAGGGCTAACTATTCCTTAGATGGTAAGTACTTGTTCCAAGCTACAGTTCGTAGAGATGGTTCATCTGCCTTTGGTGCGAATAACCGTTGGGCTACATTCCCTTCTGTATCTTTCGCTTGGAGAATTTCAGATGAAGAGTTTGCGAAAGGTACTTTTGACGACTTGAAATTCAGGATTGGTTATGGGGTGTCCGGTAACTCATTAGGATTTGATGTATTTACCGCTACACAAGTGTACGGAGCTACAGGCTGGTTCACAAACTCAGAAGGTAATCTAGTAAGAACCCTAGGTGCGGTGAGAAATTCTAACCCTGACTTGAGATGGGAAAAAACAGACATGTTAAACATAGGTTTGGATTTCGCTATCCTTAAGAACAGATTGAGTGGTACTATTGAGGTGTACAACAAGAATACGTCTGATTTGATTTACGATTACCCGGTTTCTACTACCAAATATCTTTATAGCTATTTGACTACAAACGTAGGGGAAATCAATAACAAAGGGATAGAATTTACTTTGAGCGCGGTACCTGTGAAGAAGAAAAGCTTCTCTTGGAATACAGGTTTAACTCTTTCTCATAATAAGAACGTGGTGAAGAAGATCTCTAATCAGGAGTTCTCTGTGAATTATTTGAACCTTTCTAACTTAGATGGTGCAGGTCAATCAGGTATGACTCAGCAGAGAGTAATGGAAGGGTATCCTATAGGTACTTTCTATACATGGGAATGGGCAGGCTATAATGACCAGGGAGTATCTGTTTATTATGTACATGACCCTGCTACAGGGGAGCGTACCGGTGAGTTAACGACTACCCCTCAGGATAAAGATAGAGCGTATACAGGTAGTGCTCAGCCGAAATTGGTGTTAGGTTGGAATAATAACTTCAACTATAAGCGTTTTGGACTAACAGCTACGTTCCAGGGATTATTTGGTAACAAAATCATGAACGGTACTCGTGCACGTCATTCAAATGTGGTAGGTAATGCGGGCAACAAAAACTTGCTGGCAGATGTACTGAAAACGGAAAAGGTTACCGACTACAATGCACACTTCTTATCTGATAGATATCTGGAGAAAGGAGATTATCTACGTCTTGCGCAGTTGTCCGGATCGTATTCCATCGGGAAGATTGGATCCGGTATCAAAAATGCCAGAGTGTTTATGACCGTAAATAATGCTTTTGTGTTGACCAAATATAAAGGTTTAGATCCTGAGGTGTTCTTGGGAGGTATTACTCCTGGTATTGATAACCGTCAGACTTATCCGCGTACACGTACAGTGATGTTTGGACTTAACCTTAATCTTTAA
- a CDS encoding LacI family DNA-binding transcriptional regulator, whose translation MEKPATIIDIAKALNISPSTVSRALNNHPSISSQTKEQVNELANKLNYHPNLTARNLLKKKSGIIGVVVPEITSYFFSTVITGIQDVVSSVGYKLIISQTNENFDEEKKLIHEMAQMRVEGLLVSPSFNTQGFEHLEDARKAGIPVVLFDRDIPGFESSKVFVDVYDGAYQAVKYLIEAGCQRIAHIAGPEHIPTFQERMSAYQNALKDYNRELYPELIIKSTGFSAEDGVEACEHLLSQSFDALFCVNDAVAIGAMHVLREKGYKIPEDISVIGYDDEPYSCYFSPGLTTIWQPVYDMGMLSSKILLDTITKEKQTIRKEILKPELVLRQSSVPLN comes from the coding sequence ATGGAAAAACCCGCCACAATTATAGATATAGCAAAAGCGCTAAATATATCTCCTTCAACGGTGTCAAGGGCCTTGAATAATCACCCTTCCATCAGTTCTCAAACGAAGGAGCAGGTTAATGAATTAGCCAATAAATTAAACTATCACCCTAACCTAACGGCTAGAAACCTACTAAAGAAGAAATCTGGGATCATAGGCGTAGTGGTTCCTGAAATCACCAGTTACTTTTTCTCAACGGTCATCACGGGAATTCAGGATGTGGTGTCATCTGTGGGCTACAAGTTGATCATATCGCAAACGAATGAGAATTTTGATGAAGAGAAAAAACTCATTCATGAAATGGCCCAAATGAGGGTGGAGGGACTATTGGTTTCTCCTAGCTTTAATACCCAAGGTTTCGAGCATTTAGAAGATGCCAGAAAAGCCGGGATTCCTGTAGTCTTATTCGATAGAGACATTCCCGGATTTGAATCCAGTAAAGTTTTTGTGGATGTCTATGACGGTGCTTACCAGGCAGTAAAATACCTGATTGAAGCTGGTTGTCAAAGAATAGCACACATAGCAGGACCGGAACATATACCCACCTTTCAAGAGCGCATGTCCGCTTATCAAAATGCACTAAAAGACTACAACAGGGAACTATACCCGGAATTGATCATCAAATCTACGGGCTTTTCTGCAGAAGATGGTGTGGAAGCCTGCGAGCATTTGCTCTCCCAATCCTTTGACGCATTATTTTGTGTTAATGATGCTGTAGCCATAGGTGCCATGCACGTACTTAGAGAGAAGGGATATAAAATACCAGAGGACATTTCAGTTATAGGGTATGATGATGAACCTTATTCCTGCTACTTTAGTCCGGGATTAACCACCATTTGGCAACCGGTCTATGATATGGGCATGCTATCTTCCAAAATACTTTTGGACACCATTACCAAAGAGAAGCAAACCATACGTAAAGAGATCTTAAAGCCGGAATTGGTCTTAAGACAATCTTCCGTTCCATTGAACTAA
- a CDS encoding SusC/RagA family TonB-linked outer membrane protein — protein MKMISKLQAFCLQGKGWLAIAFFVGLTLPLHAQKVISGKVSSGGEVLVGVTVNEKGTANSHFTDANGQFKITVANENAILVFSFVGFNTVEERVGNRSDLNIQMAEANKDLDEVVIIGYGQAKKSDLTGSVSSLNAESIQRANKTNAFQAMQGQVAGVNLQLTDNKPGGAFNVRIRGSNTINSGESIENAGYSAGQNPLYIVDGIFVNDISFLNPADIDKMDILKDASATAIYGSRGTNGVVIIKTKGGAKGRLSVSYDNYFGTKESYRRPEMLQGEDFVDYFKDAVVGLQWAGGNRNFTRADVDLSKYMRPNELENIKAGTYTDWINLVDTKGFQTNHTLGLSGGNENTTFGMGVAYTKDEGTFRGEAFERYTMRANLNSNILPNVTLGYTNYIALSTRDEGSKEGLRSAYRLRPTGSAYDSEGKLQFFPLQGESFITNPLFEPDNWTLQTRSLNYLGNLSLEIRPIKNLKISTNFSPNVEFTRAGEYIGRYSKATSGNQQNTRAIVNNRNRMSYTWDNIINYDLKWSDKHQVLATLVYSQFYDRNERYYGERRNFTTDQYLFYNQAAGSVVQGLTSGMSKQTLESYTARLNYNFNSKYLFTLTGRYDGSSILAENNKWAFFPSAAFAWRIIEEDFMSSVPSLSDLKLRLSYGQTGNNGTGGGLGPLASLSLIGSNFVNIGDQVIQTAFVSGLANQDLTWERTKEWNIGADFGFLKNRITGTLDLYNRNNTDIIFFRPVPSATGYSGVFDNVGEATNRGIELGITSKNLVKKDFTWSTTLNFAANRNKITKLYGGVDEILFSVQGGSYAHKVGHPIGSIYTYEFDGIWQLNEVEEAKKYGQLPGQVKVKDIDGNGIINADDRTVIGSAMPKWTGGLTNTFDYKNIDFSFFLHTSQGAISNSYFHLSHGGRFDSTPARFNSAKLNFWTPENPSNEWYQPSNQGPYVEAIQYMDVSYVKVGYITLGYTINPRFLERYKVKSARLYLTGQNPFTFSKYHGFDPETAVRNSYASAHMTRTWMGGLNIKF, from the coding sequence ATGAAAATGATTTCCAAATTGCAGGCATTTTGCCTGCAAGGGAAAGGGTGGCTTGCTATTGCCTTTTTTGTCGGGCTAACTCTCCCTTTACATGCTCAGAAAGTGATTTCGGGTAAAGTCTCCTCAGGTGGTGAGGTTTTAGTAGGTGTCACAGTTAATGAAAAGGGTACTGCTAATTCTCACTTTACAGATGCAAATGGACAGTTCAAGATTACTGTCGCAAATGAAAATGCTATTCTAGTCTTCAGTTTTGTAGGTTTTAATACGGTCGAAGAAAGGGTAGGTAACCGTTCAGATTTAAACATACAAATGGCTGAAGCCAACAAGGACTTAGATGAAGTGGTGATCATAGGTTATGGTCAAGCGAAGAAAAGTGATTTAACGGGCTCTGTTTCCAGTCTAAATGCAGAATCTATCCAAAGGGCAAATAAAACAAATGCCTTTCAAGCTATGCAGGGTCAAGTGGCCGGGGTTAACCTTCAATTAACGGACAACAAACCGGGGGGAGCATTTAACGTACGTATCCGTGGTTCTAATACCATCAATTCCGGTGAATCTATAGAAAATGCGGGATACAGTGCGGGACAAAACCCACTTTATATTGTGGATGGAATTTTCGTGAATGATATCTCATTCTTAAACCCGGCGGATATTGATAAGATGGATATCCTAAAAGATGCTTCGGCAACTGCCATTTATGGTTCTAGAGGTACCAATGGTGTGGTGATAATCAAAACGAAAGGTGGAGCGAAAGGTCGACTTTCTGTTTCATATGATAATTACTTTGGTACCAAAGAATCTTATAGAAGACCTGAGATGCTTCAGGGAGAAGATTTCGTGGACTACTTTAAAGATGCTGTGGTAGGTCTACAGTGGGCAGGAGGAAACAGAAACTTTACTCGTGCGGATGTAGATCTAAGCAAGTACATGCGTCCGAATGAATTAGAAAACATCAAGGCTGGAACATACACGGACTGGATCAACTTAGTAGATACCAAAGGTTTCCAAACCAATCACACATTAGGCCTTAGCGGTGGAAATGAAAATACCACTTTCGGTATGGGTGTAGCATATACAAAAGACGAAGGAACTTTCCGGGGTGAGGCTTTTGAACGTTACACTATGCGTGCGAATTTAAATAGTAACATTCTTCCAAATGTTACATTGGGTTACACTAACTACATCGCTTTGAGCACCAGAGACGAAGGCAGTAAAGAAGGATTGAGATCAGCTTATCGTTTAAGGCCTACAGGTAGTGCTTATGATTCAGAAGGTAAATTGCAATTCTTCCCTCTTCAAGGCGAATCCTTTATAACAAACCCACTTTTTGAACCTGATAACTGGACCTTGCAGACCAGGAGTTTGAATTATCTAGGAAATCTATCTTTAGAAATCAGGCCAATCAAGAATCTGAAGATTTCAACTAATTTTTCTCCTAATGTAGAGTTTACAAGGGCCGGAGAATACATAGGTAGATATAGTAAAGCTACAAGCGGCAATCAGCAAAATACACGTGCGATCGTCAATAACCGCAATAGGATGTCCTATACCTGGGATAATATCATCAACTATGATTTGAAATGGAGTGATAAGCATCAGGTCTTGGCCACTTTGGTTTATTCCCAATTCTATGATAGAAATGAGAGATATTATGGAGAGAGAAGGAATTTTACTACTGATCAATACCTGTTTTATAATCAAGCGGCTGGTTCTGTAGTACAGGGTTTGACCAGTGGAATGTCAAAGCAAACCCTAGAGTCCTATACTGCACGTCTGAATTATAACTTCAATAGTAAGTATTTATTCACACTTACGGGTAGATATGATGGCTCTTCCATTTTAGCGGAAAATAACAAATGGGCCTTCTTCCCTTCTGCAGCATTTGCCTGGAGAATTATAGAAGAGGACTTCATGAGCTCTGTGCCTTCCTTGAGTGATTTGAAACTTAGATTAAGTTATGGGCAAACCGGCAATAACGGCACAGGAGGAGGTCTAGGACCATTGGCATCCCTGTCATTGATTGGAAGTAACTTTGTGAACATCGGTGATCAAGTGATTCAAACCGCATTTGTGAGTGGCCTTGCTAACCAGGATTTAACTTGGGAAAGAACCAAAGAGTGGAACATAGGTGCGGATTTTGGATTCCTGAAAAATAGAATCACAGGTACTTTGGATCTTTATAATAGGAACAATACTGACATCATTTTCTTCCGCCCGGTTCCTAGTGCTACAGGTTATTCCGGAGTATTTGATAATGTGGGCGAGGCTACGAACAGGGGTATAGAATTAGGAATTACCTCGAAGAACTTGGTTAAAAAGGATTTCACCTGGAGTACCACCCTGAACTTCGCTGCGAACAGGAATAAGATCACCAAGCTTTATGGTGGTGTGGATGAGATATTATTCTCAGTTCAAGGGGGATCTTATGCACATAAGGTAGGACATCCTATCGGTTCTATTTATACATATGAATTTGATGGAATCTGGCAATTGAATGAGGTAGAGGAAGCCAAAAAATATGGTCAGCTTCCAGGGCAGGTTAAGGTGAAAGATATTGATGGAAATGGAATTATCAACGCTGACGATAGAACGGTTATAGGAAGTGCCATGCCTAAGTGGACAGGAGGTTTAACGAATACTTTTGATTATAAGAACATAGACTTCTCCTTCTTCCTTCATACTTCACAAGGAGCTATAAGCAACTCCTATTTCCACTTATCTCATGGTGGTAGGTTTGATTCAACTCCGGCCAGGTTTAATAGTGCCAAACTTAATTTTTGGACACCAGAGAATCCATCTAATGAATGGTATCAGCCTAGTAACCAAGGGCCGTATGTAGAAGCTATCCAATACATGGACGTGTCTTATGTGAAGGTGGGATATATCACCTTAGGATACACCATCAATCCTAGGTTCTTGGAGAGGTACAAGGTAAAAAGTGCCAGGCTTTATTTAACGGGTCAAAATCCATTCACTTTCAGTAAGTATCATGGATTTGATCCGGAGACAGCAGTGAGAAATTCTTACGCTTCTGCGCATATGACACGTACTTGGATGGGAGGTCTTAACATTAAATTTTAA
- a CDS encoding zinc-binding alcohol dehydrogenase family protein, translating to MALTISSPGTISLIPDEYVSVGAGEVLLQLNYVGFCGSDLSTFLGKNPLVKYPVIPGHEISAVIHAVGADVPSHLLPGTPCTVHPYTSCGKCTACQKGKTNACQFNQTLGVQRDGAMRGFIAVPWQKVILAPGLNAQELAMVEPLSVGYHAVSRGQVSEKDTVLIIGLGMIGVGVLFGVLSRGAKAIVVDQDQRKLDQALQWGASEAYLSANVKDVSPDVIIEAVGSPVTYRNAIDWAPFGGRVVYIGYALPEVAFETRWFVQKELDIKGSRNALAEDFEAVVNYLRAGSFDLQPLISKIIQPEDAAQTIQEWIKSPGDIYRILVQWNGRLS from the coding sequence ATGGCCTTGACCATTTCTTCTCCCGGTACTATTTCTCTTATTCCTGATGAATATGTTTCCGTAGGAGCCGGGGAAGTATTACTTCAATTAAACTATGTAGGTTTTTGTGGTTCAGACCTAAGTACGTTTTTGGGAAAGAATCCTTTGGTGAAATATCCGGTTATTCCGGGACATGAGATTTCTGCAGTGATTCATGCGGTAGGAGCAGACGTACCTTCACATTTGCTTCCAGGAACACCTTGTACCGTTCATCCTTACACTTCTTGTGGTAAATGTACAGCCTGTCAAAAGGGCAAGACCAATGCTTGTCAATTCAATCAGACATTGGGAGTACAAAGAGATGGAGCCATGCGTGGTTTTATTGCTGTTCCATGGCAAAAGGTCATACTTGCCCCTGGACTTAATGCACAAGAACTAGCCATGGTGGAACCATTGAGTGTAGGCTATCATGCCGTTTCCAGAGGCCAGGTTTCTGAGAAGGATACTGTGCTGATCATTGGATTAGGTATGATAGGAGTTGGAGTTCTCTTTGGGGTATTATCTAGAGGAGCCAAAGCTATAGTAGTGGACCAAGACCAGAGGAAATTAGATCAGGCTCTACAATGGGGAGCTTCTGAGGCGTATTTGTCTGCAAACGTCAAAGATGTAAGTCCGGATGTAATCATAGAGGCCGTAGGTTCACCTGTAACCTACAGAAACGCCATAGATTGGGCACCATTTGGAGGTAGGGTAGTTTACATAGGTTATGCTTTACCTGAGGTGGCTTTCGAAACGCGCTGGTTTGTGCAGAAGGAATTAGATATTAAAGGTTCCAGGAATGCATTAGCTGAGGATTTTGAAGCGGTGGTCAACTACCTGAGGGCAGGTAGTTTCGATTTACAACCTTTGATTTCAAAAATAATACAACCGGAAGACGCCGCTCAAACTATTCAAGAATGGATCAAGTCTCCCGGTGATATCTACAGAATCTTAGTTCAATGGAACGGAAGATTGTCTTAA